The following coding sequences are from one Bacillota bacterium window:
- a CDS encoding trimethylamine methyltransferase family protein, protein MRSNYKVNASAQFQVLSIDQVEEIHRASLEVLERVGVEVYYDEALALLKAAGAHVKGNRARIPSSLVEKALRTAPSRVTLSTRDGKRSVRLEAHNIYFGTGSDCPFILDSYTGVRRKVTKDDVCKAATICDALPNIDFVMSLGLVSDVPSLSSDRHQFEAMLMNTVKPIVFTAHDLEGYNDIVDMAAASVGGLEELQANPTICLYTEPISPLKHAKESVTKLLRTAQMRIPVVYTPCVMAGATVPATLAGALVTGNAESLSGMVIHQLKNPGAPFIIGGVYTIMDMQSTIFSYGAPEFTLLHAAFADLSHYYRKPIFSTAGCTDSKIVDEQAAIEAALSCLVAAQSGANLIHDVGYIEYGSTGSYEMLVMSDEIIGMVKRIVRGIEVNDDTLAVDVIDRVGPGGHFLSEEHTLRHFKNQTWFPRLIDRNRYDQWAAMGATTMGERTKAKVQEILATHKPLAVPDAGLKAIEGIVSRADAKYKE, encoded by the coding sequence ATGAGATCTAACTACAAGGTCAACGCGAGTGCCCAGTTCCAGGTCCTGTCCATTGACCAGGTGGAGGAAATCCACCGGGCAAGCCTGGAGGTCCTGGAGCGTGTGGGCGTAGAGGTCTACTACGATGAAGCCCTGGCACTCCTGAAGGCGGCTGGGGCCCATGTAAAGGGTAACCGGGCCAGGATCCCCTCATCACTGGTGGAGAAGGCTCTCAGGACGGCCCCATCCAGGGTTACACTGTCCACAAGGGATGGCAAGCGCAGTGTCCGCCTGGAGGCCCACAACATCTACTTCGGCACTGGGTCCGACTGCCCGTTCATACTGGACAGCTACACTGGCGTGCGGAGGAAGGTCACCAAGGACGATGTGTGCAAGGCGGCGACGATCTGTGACGCCCTGCCCAACATCGACTTCGTCATGTCGCTAGGCCTTGTCTCCGACGTCCCCTCCCTGTCCTCGGACAGGCACCAGTTCGAGGCCATGCTCATGAACACGGTGAAGCCCATCGTGTTCACCGCTCACGATCTGGAAGGCTACAACGATATCGTGGACATGGCGGCGGCATCAGTGGGAGGCCTGGAAGAGCTGCAGGCGAATCCTACGATATGCCTGTACACTGAGCCCATATCCCCGCTGAAGCATGCCAAGGAATCCGTCACCAAGCTGCTCAGGACGGCCCAGATGCGCATTCCGGTAGTTTACACCCCGTGTGTCATGGCTGGGGCCACTGTCCCGGCAACCCTGGCGGGTGCCCTGGTGACAGGGAACGCTGAGAGCCTGAGCGGTATGGTTATCCACCAGCTGAAGAACCCGGGGGCCCCCTTCATCATTGGCGGTGTCTACACCATAATGGATATGCAGTCAACCATCTTCTCCTATGGAGCGCCGGAGTTCACCCTGCTCCACGCTGCATTCGCTGACCTGAGCCACTACTACAGGAAGCCAATATTCAGCACGGCCGGTTGCACTGACTCCAAGATCGTAGATGAGCAGGCCGCCATAGAGGCTGCCCTCTCGTGCCTCGTCGCGGCTCAGTCCGGGGCCAACCTCATCCATGACGTCGGTTACATTGAGTATGGGAGCACAGGCTCCTACGAGATGCTGGTGATGTCCGACGAGATCATAGGCATGGTCAAGAGGATCGTCCGGGGTATAGAGGTGAACGATGACACCCTGGCAGTGGATGTAATAGACCGCGTGGGGCCGGGAGGCCACTTCCTCAGCGAGGAGCACACACTGCGCCACTTCAAGAACCAAACCTGGTTCCCGCGGCTCATCGACAGGAACCGCTATGACCAGTGGGCCGCCATGGGCGCAACCACGATGGGAGAGCGCACCAAGGCCAAGGTGCAGGAGATCCTGGCCACACATAAGCCCCTTGCTGTGCCAGACGCAGGTCTTAAGGCCATAGAAGGCATAGTCTCCAGGGCCGACGCGAAGTACAAGGAGTAG
- a CDS encoding corrinoid protein: MAFFEEIASAVIAGDPAKSQELVRKALDGGAKPLDIVDQGLMAGMNVVGERFKRCDMFVPEVLMAAKAMNMGLDLVKPHLDSASRAGTGTVVIGTVKGDLHDIGKNLVAMLLESKGLNVVNLGVDVSAETFVNAVKQHSPQIVGMSALLTTTMLVMKDVIDALKEANLRDSVKVMIGGAPVTQDFATEIGADGYAPDAVTATDLAKGLLG, encoded by the coding sequence ATGGCGTTTTTCGAGGAGATCGCGTCAGCGGTAATCGCGGGGGATCCCGCCAAGTCGCAGGAACTGGTAAGGAAGGCCCTGGATGGGGGTGCCAAGCCCCTGGACATCGTGGATCAGGGTCTCATGGCAGGCATGAACGTGGTGGGTGAGAGGTTCAAAAGGTGCGACATGTTCGTGCCTGAGGTCCTGATGGCGGCCAAGGCCATGAACATGGGCCTTGACCTGGTCAAGCCTCACCTGGACTCCGCTAGCAGGGCAGGAACCGGGACGGTGGTCATCGGGACGGTCAAGGGGGACCTCCACGACATCGGGAAGAACCTCGTGGCCATGCTCCTTGAGTCCAAGGGCCTGAACGTGGTGAACCTGGGGGTGGACGTTTCGGCGGAGACCTTCGTGAATGCCGTGAAGCAGCACTCCCCTCAGATCGTGGGGATGTCCGCGCTCCTGACCACGACCATGCTTGTTATGAAGGATGTCATCGACGCGCTCAAGGAGGCAAACCTCAGAGACAGTGTCAAGGTCATGATCGGCGGCGCCCCGGTAACCCAGGACTTCGCCACGGAGATCGGCGCTGATGGCTACGCCCCGGATGCCGTGACCGCCACCGACCTGGCCAAGGGCTTGCTGGGCTAA
- a CDS encoding trimethylamine methyltransferase family protein translates to MRGARVRRETMRSNYRVNATTQFKVLSCDQLSEIQSATMEVLERTGVNIFDKEALELFRKAGAKVDRNRVRIPSHLVEWALKSAPSRVVLCDRNGSRRLFLEGHNSYFGPGPTNNFTIDVFTGERRKVRKEDNRRTGILVDALPNIDFAMDLGTPSDVTATLADIHAFEALLSNTTKPITAWGFDVSGYQTIIDMCVAVAGSLEDLRQNPFVCLYSEPSSPLQHSEEAISKLLFMAGQGLPAVYTPCVMAGGTAPATMAGTLVIANSECMVGVVASQLKREGAPVIVGGVVTIMDMGSTVFSYGAPELSLLQAGLTELAHYNGLPVFGTAGCTDSKGLDQQAAIEGALSIMMAAESGANLIHDVGYSEYGSTGSQLQMVMANDIIGYVKRVIRGIRVDQNALAVNVIEAVGPGGHFLAEPHTLAHFRTETTNLDLVDRRRYDDWKARGELSMGDRVRERARQILETHKPKPLEKEARSKIDQIIQDAENRVGK, encoded by the coding sequence CTGAGAGGAGCAAGAGTAAGGAGGGAGACGATGAGGTCCAACTACAGGGTTAACGCCACAACCCAGTTCAAGGTGCTCAGCTGTGACCAGTTGAGCGAGATCCAGTCGGCTACCATGGAAGTGCTGGAGCGGACCGGGGTAAACATCTTCGACAAGGAGGCGCTGGAGCTATTCCGGAAGGCTGGCGCCAAGGTTGACAGGAACCGGGTCCGGATCCCATCACACCTGGTGGAGTGGGCGCTCAAGTCCGCACCCTCCAGGGTTGTGCTGTGTGACCGGAACGGCAGCCGCCGCCTGTTCCTGGAGGGGCACAACTCCTACTTCGGTCCCGGTCCCACCAACAACTTCACCATCGATGTCTTCACGGGGGAAAGAAGGAAGGTCAGGAAGGAGGATAACAGGAGGACCGGCATTCTGGTAGATGCCTTGCCCAACATAGACTTCGCAATGGACCTGGGCACGCCCTCAGACGTCACAGCCACCCTGGCGGACATCCACGCCTTCGAGGCTCTCTTGTCCAACACAACGAAACCCATCACGGCCTGGGGATTTGACGTCAGCGGTTACCAAACCATCATTGACATGTGCGTGGCTGTGGCAGGCAGCCTGGAGGACTTGAGGCAGAACCCCTTTGTGTGTCTTTACTCTGAGCCCAGTTCCCCTCTGCAGCACAGCGAAGAGGCCATCTCCAAGCTCCTGTTCATGGCGGGCCAAGGCCTGCCTGCGGTCTACACCCCCTGCGTGATGGCGGGCGGCACGGCCCCGGCCACCATGGCAGGAACGCTGGTGATAGCGAACTCCGAATGCATGGTAGGGGTTGTTGCCTCCCAGCTGAAGAGAGAGGGTGCCCCCGTCATCGTAGGCGGAGTCGTGACCATCATGGACATGGGCAGCACCGTTTTCAGCTACGGCGCTCCCGAACTCAGCCTGCTTCAAGCGGGGCTCACTGAGCTGGCCCACTACAATGGCCTCCCGGTGTTCGGGACCGCGGGTTGCACCGATTCGAAGGGCCTTGACCAGCAGGCAGCTATAGAGGGTGCGCTGTCCATCATGATGGCTGCCGAATCCGGAGCCAATCTCATTCATGATGTGGGTTACTCCGAGTACGGATCTACGGGGTCCCAGCTGCAGATGGTGATGGCCAACGACATAATCGGCTATGTGAAGCGAGTTATAAGGGGCATCAGGGTAGACCAGAATGCCCTGGCTGTGAACGTCATCGAAGCCGTGGGACCAGGAGGCCACTTCCTTGCAGAGCCTCACACCCTGGCTCACTTCAGGACTGAGACCACAAACCTGGACCTGGTAGACCGGCGGCGCTACGATGACTGGAAGGCCAGGGGCGAACTGAGCATGGGAGACAGGGTGAGGGAAAGGGCCAGGCAGATCCTGGAGACCCACAAACCCAAGCCCTTGGAGAAGGAAGCCCGCTCCAAGATTGACCAGATCATCCAGGATGCGGAGAACAGGGTAGGAAAATAA
- a CDS encoding trimethylamine methyltransferase family protein, translated as MGFYQYLKDEDLNAIHAASMEILQTAGVLFHDPQVREGLAAAGARVDGERVYLDWRLVSSLLESAPTRFLLRARDPGKSVTVGDGTYLGPGYGAPFVRSETGGRRKALLEDYENFVRLVASSPVLDVNGGVLVEPSDVPAPQRHVAMMASAIRGSGKPLIGITKGQREARDAITMARAALGAGDSPCLIGLVNVNTPLAYDPNMLGALVEYAREGEALIIASLAMAGATAPCSIAGTLALQNAEVLAGVCATQALRPGCPVVYGSVSSVADMRYGSLSMGAPEASAMAAATVQMARYYRLPSRTGGSVTDSMLPDAQGGAESAMAMMISVLSGVNFVLHACGILESFMTMSYEKFMLDEEFVSMLKFLAKPPSFDEEALAVDLTVQNGPGSHFLTTEHTLRHFREMWRPGLFTRGNYDVWRMAGSKDVKDKAREAWQSRLSAYSPPPLDSQVEAFFREMTQAPVDHNAL; from the coding sequence TTGGGTTTCTACCAGTACCTCAAGGATGAGGACCTCAACGCGATACATGCTGCCTCCATGGAGATACTCCAGACCGCAGGGGTGCTCTTTCACGACCCACAGGTGAGGGAGGGCCTGGCGGCTGCCGGCGCCAGGGTCGATGGCGAACGGGTCTACCTTGACTGGCGATTGGTGAGTTCCCTCCTGGAGAGTGCCCCAACCCGGTTTCTCCTCAGGGCAAGGGATCCCGGAAAGAGTGTCACTGTGGGCGATGGCACGTACCTAGGCCCGGGGTACGGGGCGCCCTTCGTGAGGTCAGAGACGGGGGGCCGGCGGAAGGCCCTTCTGGAGGACTATGAAAACTTCGTGCGTCTTGTAGCCTCCAGCCCAGTGCTGGATGTGAACGGAGGGGTCCTTGTGGAGCCCTCCGATGTGCCGGCCCCCCAAAGGCATGTGGCCATGATGGCCTCGGCCATACGGGGGTCCGGCAAGCCCCTCATCGGGATAACCAAGGGGCAAAGGGAGGCCAGGGACGCCATCACCATGGCCCGGGCGGCCCTGGGGGCTGGCGATAGCCCCTGTCTCATAGGTCTTGTGAATGTGAACACGCCCCTGGCGTACGACCCCAACATGCTGGGCGCCCTGGTGGAGTACGCCCGGGAGGGGGAGGCGCTCATCATCGCGTCCCTGGCTATGGCCGGCGCTACCGCCCCCTGTTCCATAGCGGGCACCCTGGCCCTCCAGAACGCCGAGGTTCTCGCGGGGGTCTGCGCTACCCAGGCCTTGAGGCCCGGCTGCCCGGTGGTATACGGCTCCGTGTCCTCCGTGGCCGATATGCGTTATGGCAGCCTGAGCATGGGGGCGCCGGAGGCATCCGCAATGGCTGCGGCCACGGTGCAGATGGCCCGTTACTACCGCCTGCCTAGCAGGACAGGGGGGTCCGTCACCGATTCTATGCTCCCTGACGCCCAGGGGGGCGCCGAATCGGCCATGGCTATGATGATATCCGTGTTGAGCGGTGTGAATTTCGTGCTCCATGCCTGCGGTATCCTGGAGAGCTTCATGACTATGTCCTACGAGAAATTCATGCTCGACGAGGAGTTTGTATCCATGCTCAAGTTCCTGGCCAAGCCCCCGTCCTTCGATGAAGAGGCACTGGCGGTGGACCTTACCGTCCAGAACGGTCCCGGTTCCCACTTCCTCACAACGGAGCACACGTTGAGACACTTCAGGGAGATGTGGAGACCGGGGCTGTTTACCCGGGGCAACTACGATGTGTGGAGGATGGCAGGCTCCAAGGACGTGAAGGACAAGGCCCGAGAGGCCTGGCAGTCAAGGCTCTCCGCGTACTCCCCGCCTCCCCTGGACAGCCAGGTTGAGGCCTTCTTCAGGGAAATGACGCAGGCACCGGTTGATCATAACGCTCTCTGA
- a CDS encoding ABC transporter ATP-binding protein, whose amino-acid sequence MLKVQNLGSGYGQVQVLWDVSMEVEEGEFVALVGPNGAGKTTSLRSIAGLLRPMSGSIKFLGKEIGGLPTHEVARMGMSFIPEDMNLFTGMSVRENLLLGAFVVNDRKKSAESLEAILEMFPRLAERRNQMAGTLSGGERKMLAIARGLMASPKILLVDEPSLGLAPKLVVTVFEALQRLSKEGATIFLVEQNVNTTLHITNRAYVLEQGRVTLEGSSRDLLVNDHVQKAYLGLV is encoded by the coding sequence TTGCTGAAGGTGCAAAACTTGGGTTCTGGCTACGGTCAAGTCCAGGTCCTGTGGGATGTGTCCATGGAGGTGGAGGAGGGCGAGTTTGTCGCCTTGGTGGGGCCCAACGGCGCGGGCAAGACCACCAGCCTCAGAAGCATTGCCGGGCTGTTGCGACCCATGAGCGGCAGCATCAAGTTCCTGGGCAAGGAAATCGGGGGTCTTCCCACCCATGAGGTGGCAAGGATGGGCATGAGCTTTATACCCGAGGATATGAACCTCTTCACAGGGATGTCGGTGAGGGAGAACCTCCTCCTTGGTGCCTTCGTCGTCAATGACAGGAAGAAGTCCGCCGAGTCCCTGGAGGCTATCTTGGAGATGTTCCCAAGGCTTGCGGAGAGGAGAAACCAGATGGCTGGCACCCTCAGCGGTGGTGAACGCAAAATGCTGGCCATCGCCCGGGGGCTCATGGCTAGTCCCAAGATCCTGCTGGTGGATGAACCCTCCCTGGGACTGGCACCCAAGCTGGTGGTGACTGTTTTTGAGGCCCTTCAGAGGCTGAGCAAAGAGGGGGCTACCATTTTCCTGGTGGAGCAGAACGTCAACACCACGCTCCACATTACCAACAGGGCCTATGTCTTGGAGCAGGGAAGGGTGACACTGGAGGGCTCCAGCAGGGATCTTTTGGTCAACGACCACGTGCAAAAGGCATACCTGGGCCTGGTATAG
- a CDS encoding ABC transporter ATP-binding protein, producing MILRTESVVKRFGGLVAVNNVSIQVEEGTIFGLIGPNGAGKTTLLNVIAGVYRPEGGKVYFQGEDITVLSPEQVCHKGIARTFQIVRAFKDMTVLENVMVPAIFGGLGHRGNPAKKAREVLEFVEFPMPVDTVAKHLNTAQLKRLDLARALASEPRMLLLDELAAGLTPTELVDFTCTIRRIRDQGITIMTIEHVMRVIMEICDQIAVLHYGEKIAEGPPDEIVKNKKVAEAYLGETYIL from the coding sequence ATGATCCTCAGGACGGAATCGGTGGTGAAGAGGTTCGGGGGACTGGTGGCCGTTAACAATGTGTCGATCCAGGTTGAGGAGGGCACGATCTTCGGCCTCATAGGTCCCAACGGAGCGGGCAAGACCACGCTGCTCAACGTCATCGCGGGGGTGTACCGCCCGGAGGGCGGCAAGGTGTACTTCCAGGGAGAGGACATAACGGTCCTGTCGCCTGAACAGGTGTGTCACAAGGGTATAGCCAGGACCTTTCAGATAGTAAGGGCCTTCAAGGACATGACGGTGCTGGAGAACGTGATGGTCCCTGCCATCTTCGGGGGATTGGGACACCGCGGGAATCCTGCAAAGAAAGCCAGGGAAGTGCTGGAATTCGTGGAGTTCCCCATGCCCGTAGACACGGTGGCGAAGCATCTTAACACCGCCCAGCTCAAACGCCTGGACCTCGCGAGGGCGCTTGCCAGTGAGCCCAGGATGCTATTGCTGGATGAACTGGCGGCCGGGCTCACGCCGACGGAACTAGTGGACTTCACCTGTACCATCAGGAGGATCCGCGATCAGGGCATCACCATCATGACGATAGAACATGTCATGAGGGTCATCATGGAGATCTGCGACCAGATAGCCGTCTTGCACTACGGTGAGAAGATCGCGGAGGGGCCCCCGGATGAGATAGTGAAGAACAAGAAAGTAGCCGAGGCCTACCTCGGCGAGACCTACATCCTCTAG
- a CDS encoding ABC transporter substrate-binding protein, which translates to MEGSTKKLVRVLSLLLIVALALSGCGGGAPSGETPPEKVLRVGVMGPFTGPAARTGDEFKGSAQMAFEEIDYKVGDYKIELVWIDSQSDPEKATRAYEEAILRHGIQAGVLNWHSSVAVACMEVTAKHKVPHFFGYGATEVVNEKYASDPEKYSYWLKSWPSPAKLTVAYATALEEIVDTGKWTPKNKKAAVCGEDTDWGRSFGGAIRKDLENIGWTVVTEEYFPIGETEFYPLLTRFRDLGVEIVASTATSAPAFAAFVKQGREVNLNALVIADGLGWIGEWYELSGEMSDYVLDQIPGFTTPEAKEFAETFESKWGIKPSPSAGGLSYDSSRFFIKILQDTLAEYGELNSENIHKFAMDNIKAGTMSFTDGIIMEEYKFTPESIPDPVVGKGYFIFPVLQYFGGEPVVIWPDEWKEADIEIPPYMQ; encoded by the coding sequence ATGGAAGGATCCACGAAGAAACTCGTTAGGGTGCTCTCCCTTCTTTTGATCGTAGCCCTGGCCCTATCAGGGTGCGGGGGCGGCGCTCCTTCGGGTGAGACTCCACCAGAAAAGGTGCTGAGGGTAGGTGTCATGGGTCCCTTCACGGGCCCGGCGGCGCGTACCGGTGATGAGTTCAAGGGCTCCGCGCAGATGGCCTTCGAAGAGATCGACTACAAGGTGGGGGACTACAAGATTGAGCTGGTATGGATCGATTCCCAGTCAGACCCTGAGAAGGCTACCCGGGCCTACGAGGAGGCCATCCTTCGCCACGGCATCCAGGCAGGCGTGCTGAACTGGCACAGTTCCGTGGCGGTGGCGTGCATGGAGGTGACCGCCAAGCACAAGGTGCCTCACTTCTTCGGGTACGGTGCGACCGAGGTGGTCAATGAGAAGTACGCCAGCGATCCTGAGAAGTACAGTTACTGGCTGAAGTCCTGGCCAAGCCCTGCCAAGCTCACGGTGGCCTACGCGACAGCGCTGGAGGAAATCGTTGACACCGGGAAGTGGACTCCCAAGAACAAGAAGGCGGCGGTCTGCGGTGAAGACACCGACTGGGGCCGCAGCTTCGGGGGCGCCATAAGGAAAGACCTGGAGAACATCGGGTGGACAGTGGTGACCGAGGAGTACTTCCCCATCGGGGAGACCGAGTTCTACCCGCTCCTCACCCGGTTTAGGGATCTGGGGGTTGAGATCGTGGCCAGCACCGCCACTTCCGCCCCGGCCTTCGCGGCCTTCGTGAAGCAGGGTCGTGAGGTGAACCTCAACGCCCTGGTCATCGCCGATGGCCTTGGCTGGATCGGTGAGTGGTACGAGCTCAGCGGCGAGATGTCAGACTATGTTCTGGACCAGATCCCTGGCTTCACCACGCCGGAGGCCAAGGAGTTCGCTGAGACCTTCGAGTCCAAGTGGGGCATCAAGCCGAGTCCCTCCGCCGGAGGACTCAGCTATGACTCCTCCCGGTTCTTCATCAAGATCCTCCAGGACACCCTGGCGGAGTATGGGGAACTAAACAGCGAGAACATACACAAGTTCGCCATGGATAACATCAAGGCGGGCACCATGTCCTTCACCGATGGCATAATCATGGAGGAGTACAAGTTCACGCCGGAGTCAATACCTGACCCGGTGGTAGGGAAGGGCTACTTCATCTTCCCGGTGCTCCAGTACTTCGGCGGAGAGCCCGTGGTGATCTGGCCTGATGAGTGGAAGGAAGCGGACATCGAGATACCGCCTTACATGCAGTAG
- a CDS encoding MFS transporter → MNKASKGSRVYLIVVVGLFSLGTGIIATVVPLFAGRVGGSHLDVGMLGLFYGIAYLASAIPSGLMSDRLGTKNIMLAGMAFTLASYLGYSASSTIPHLGAARVLEGIGWATWWCSLEALTTHMATEKGSGRLMGFISTVYGSGFVGGSILAGLISAGLGHGFAFRAALALSLLATVMFYALVRIPRQTHDEQAQASARQGTEAPRGLMALVPYIVAVLYSFAMHATMVLLPLYALGILGTEAMVGVLMATFWFGRVVAFTTAGMMSDRYGSVPVLMFALGIAVVASVLVGTLTHGMAMIASAFALGVGLGSVFPACIALISRCVPAHRRGAATGVFETMVGVGMIVGPATGGLVAQSLSPGVTYYVNALVMVPALFILARCLRERRGCPEI, encoded by the coding sequence ATGAACAAGGCAAGTAAGGGGTCACGGGTATACCTCATTGTTGTTGTGGGGCTGTTCAGCCTGGGAACAGGCATAATCGCCACCGTGGTCCCCCTTTTCGCAGGTAGAGTGGGAGGGAGCCACCTTGATGTGGGAATGCTGGGGCTCTTCTACGGCATTGCCTACCTGGCGTCCGCTATTCCCTCCGGGTTGATGTCGGACCGCCTGGGCACCAAGAACATCATGCTGGCAGGCATGGCGTTCACCCTTGCTTCCTACCTGGGATACTCCGCCTCGTCCACCATACCGCACCTCGGGGCCGCGAGGGTCCTCGAGGGGATTGGCTGGGCGACCTGGTGGTGCTCCCTTGAGGCATTGACCACTCACATGGCCACGGAGAAGGGATCTGGGAGGCTCATGGGGTTCATCAGTACTGTCTATGGATCAGGCTTTGTGGGAGGCAGTATTCTGGCAGGTCTGATATCAGCCGGCCTGGGGCATGGCTTTGCCTTCAGGGCGGCCCTGGCCTTGTCCCTCCTGGCAACAGTGATGTTCTATGCCTTAGTGCGGATACCCAGGCAGACCCATGACGAGCAGGCCCAGGCCAGCGCTCGGCAGGGGACGGAGGCTCCCCGCGGTCTTATGGCCCTTGTCCCCTACATCGTGGCAGTTCTCTACAGTTTCGCAATGCATGCCACCATGGTCCTTTTGCCCCTGTATGCCTTGGGCATCCTGGGTACCGAGGCCATGGTAGGCGTGTTGATGGCAACCTTCTGGTTTGGCCGTGTGGTAGCCTTCACCACGGCCGGGATGATGTCGGACAGGTACGGCTCCGTGCCCGTGCTCATGTTCGCCCTGGGGATAGCCGTTGTGGCCTCAGTGCTTGTTGGGACCCTGACCCATGGCATGGCGATGATAGCGTCTGCCTTCGCCCTGGGCGTGGGCCTGGGCAGCGTATTCCCGGCCTGCATAGCCCTGATATCCCGCTGTGTCCCGGCCCATCGCCGGGGGGCGGCCACGGGGGTATTCGAGACCATGGTGGGCGTGGGAATGATCGTGGGCCCGGCTACGGGTGGCCTGGTGGCCCAGAGTCTCTCCCCGGGCGTGACCTACTATGTGAATGCTCTGGTAATGGTTCCGGCCCTTTTCATACTGGCCAGGTGTCTCAGGGAAAGGAGGGGGTGCCCGGAGATCTAG
- a CDS encoding branched-chain amino acid ABC transporter permease has translation MTEQDFKRATLLSRMASIGLSPHVALIGILLVLAPQVIKSEFLLHLMISSLLFGTLAMGFDFTTGFIGIVNFGYAAFWGLGAYTSALLAVRLGVSPWLGIIFATLSAAIVGFFTGVLTLRLRGIFAAVMSWFVGLNLMALATQLVDLTRGQLGLNVPLFFDTAHKLPYYYTLLPFTLLTWILLRTVTRSRVGLAFKAIGQDLEAAQASGVNPTKYKVINFTLSCAIAGALGAYYAHFMGILTPDVMHTRHTVQVLTLAYVGGRGSIWGGLLAGFVLIPAFEYLKHLMELRLVIYGVMLILIMVFYPGGFNAAYEGLLRRANRWRSKTVDLGLGHEQGK, from the coding sequence GTGACGGAACAGGACTTCAAGAGGGCTACCCTGTTGTCCAGAATGGCAAGCATCGGGCTTTCGCCGCATGTAGCGCTCATCGGCATTCTCCTGGTGCTGGCGCCCCAGGTGATTAAGAGCGAGTTCCTGCTCCACCTCATGATCTCGAGCCTTCTCTTCGGCACACTGGCCATGGGATTCGACTTCACCACGGGCTTCATTGGGATAGTGAACTTTGGATATGCAGCCTTCTGGGGCTTGGGAGCCTACACCTCTGCACTCTTGGCCGTCAGGCTGGGGGTGTCCCCGTGGCTGGGCATCATCTTCGCAACCTTATCCGCGGCCATCGTGGGGTTCTTTACCGGAGTGCTGACACTGCGCCTCAGAGGCATATTCGCCGCGGTCATGTCTTGGTTTGTGGGACTCAACCTCATGGCGCTGGCAACGCAACTAGTGGACCTCACCAGGGGCCAGCTGGGGCTCAACGTGCCACTATTCTTTGATACCGCCCACAAGCTACCGTACTACTATACACTACTGCCTTTCACCCTTCTCACCTGGATCCTGCTGAGGACAGTGACGCGGTCCAGGGTAGGCCTCGCCTTTAAGGCCATAGGACAGGATTTGGAGGCCGCCCAGGCCTCAGGGGTGAACCCAACCAAGTACAAGGTGATCAACTTCACCCTGTCGTGCGCCATCGCCGGGGCGCTGGGGGCCTACTACGCGCACTTCATGGGCATTCTCACCCCTGACGTCATGCACACACGGCACACGGTCCAGGTGCTTACCCTGGCCTATGTGGGGGGCAGGGGCAGCATCTGGGGGGGACTCCTGGCAGGCTTTGTCTTGATCCCGGCGTTTGAGTACCTGAAGCACCTGATGGAGCTCCGCCTGGTCATTTACGGTGTCATGCTCATCCTCATCATGGTTTTCTACCCCGGCGGGTTCAATGCCGCATACGAGGGCCTGCTGCGAAGGGCCAATCGCTGGCGTTCAAAGACGGTGGACCTGGGGTTAGGTCATGAACAAGGCAAGTAA